TAACTACTCGTCAAAGTCCTAGCACTCGATTTATCTTTTTAGGGGTTTGGTATGTATTTtgattcctcttttttttttccctctttaaTGCacgatattaaattaatattttaaaagaaaaatatgatgatGCGTACCTAAAAGAAATTATTCCTctactttctttttcctttgaaTAGAAAGCAATTAAAAATCCCCATGCtgtgattaaaattttattcaacgCTTTGGATTCAATTAGGTGAATTTCCCATTCCCACAAATGCCTGAAGTATTCAATTTTTCAACACCATAATTGTTTCATGTAACACTCAAGTTGATATAGTACCAAGGAAATAGTTGCTGGGAATGTAAATGGAAATTGTACTTTTTGAAACTTCaatgaattcaaattttcctccacaTGTTTCACTCTGACTCAAaacattttacttttaattgtgTACCTACCTTGTACTACTTATCCTGATCGAAATTCATTGGCTGAGGAGTTTATGTTTATGTTAATATTGATGTTATTCTTGATTGAACTCCAGTTTCATTTATATATCAAGGTGTATGAAttcaaacttatttattaactaaaagtaataataataggGAAAAAATGGTGAGTAGAGAAAGCCTCAGTTAGATTGTGAGTGCATCAATCAATATCCACACAAACTACAATGCCTGTATCTGTATCTGTGTGCAACAAAATTCCACACAATATTGAACCATTCAAACCCTAGGATGAAAAAAGGTGGTCCCTAAGACCAAACCCATGATttaattcatcttcttcttctactcatcTTTTAACCTTACCTGGGGCCCTCAACAGCATGCCCTCTAAGTGGGACCCTTTTGTTATATGACACCCACCAAGTTGATTTTCCATGTGGTGGGAGATTTCAGATATGACCCCCACAATGAGTGAGAGAATgtgcaatagaaaaaaaaatagaaaaaagaaatgtaCCATTGGAGAAACGGTTGGTAACCATACCATACAAAGGGTCCAGgaagaaaaacacaaaaggaaaagctgaaatttgaattatgtCTCTTTGGGGGCATGTCTTTTCCACACCCTTGCTTTACATTTAAGAACAGAAGCACAATATGATAACCTTTGCAATTATTTAGTCCCCCACATATATAACcaaggaaataatttttttttaaaaaaaaaaactaaagtgaaCACAAACCATTTTCAGAATCCCAAGAAACATCCACTTTTCTCCTTAGCCTGCGTTGACTGACTCATACTATTACTATTACTACTGTTTCTTAAACTCATCCAATgcttttctgttttcttccacAAATTGTACATAAATAGAcccttctcatcatttttttgttgCCACCAAGTCACACTATTACAAAATGAACCACCTTCATTCCCTAGCTTACACTACCACTACTAGCCTCTGTGGTTCTTCCCTAGGTTGGGATTATCACAACCTTGGAGTTCTCAACGTGGACAAAATGTCTTTAAGTACTATACTAtacttttgtttctctttatatTTCTACCTATAATGCATTTGTTACCTCCTTGGATAAGATATTAATGCTTATAACTAGCTAAAGTGTTGCAATGCAATGATTGGTGGTGATATTCAATATGCAGTGCCAGCTATGGAGGGAAGTACTACACCATCACTCTCATCACCTCAACACTCTGATTTCTCAACTGGGTATCTCGAAGATGCTTTGATTGAATCATGTGAGCGTTCAAAACGTAGACGTGTGTTGCCATGTGCTACTGATGAACATAGCAAGAGTTTCATTGATGACCTTGAGCAGGTACAATTAACTATACTATATATACTCtttgtttgaatatttattttctctttacttCAATTTGGTGTATATCTTCTCTTCTTGTTCTTGGAGTGAGACTGAATGTCATGTCTTCACTCTTCAGAGTTTCTGGAATTTCAACCCCTTATGGAACCAACCAGTAGAGAACTTCAACTTCTACTGCATGAACCAGATAGAAAGGTTTTGTGGAATTtcaggtatatatatattatatattactaatatatgTACTTCTTGTTACATATGAATTCATTTACATGATATGGTCAATTTGGTTCAAAATGCTATTATTGCAAACAAAACACTGATACctttgtaattaatttattgagaaAAGGGGtcccaaagaaaaataaaagaataatgaagGAAAACTAGATTGATAACTGGTGATGATTGTGCTGTTACTTGtaccttctctttttttttaatttgtcatacatgatatatattttagatGAGCATATAAGCACATCAAGGAGCGAGGAAGCAAACATTCTTCTAGCAGACACTAAAACACCGGAAGAGACAATATCAGCCTCTGAATCTTTAAATTCATCCTCATCTTCATACAAACAACCGGCGACATGCAAAACCACAGACCCCACAGTTGCCCCAACAGGTACTatattctttctctctcttctaaatatgataatatattgGGAAAAACTTCCATAGgtgtttttggtatttttttcacTCCAGTAATCCGTGTAAAAAAGGTTTGTATTAAAGGTCAACACAGATTATTGAGGTGAAACTCCAATTTTCTGATCAGAGAACAACATAGAAAACATCAATCAAAACTGTATCTAAGTTTTATCCtgatatatatttgtttgtatgaatacattattaattaatgcttCTTGTATTGTATGGTGTTACAATTAATGAACAGAAAATGATGATATGAGGAACAAGAAGGTGGTAACAAGAGTGGTGTATCCATTTGCAATGGTGAAGCCAGGAGGAAGAGAAGGTGATGTGACATTGAATGACATAAATGAGAGGATCCTAATGCCTCCCACAAGACCAGTGAGGCATCCAGTTGGAGACTTTGCATGTCGGCCATGCGTGTCCGCAGAGGGTCCAGGGCTTTCAGGGAAAGCAGTGGTGGCCCTTACTAGAATTCACACACAGGGAAGAGGCACAATCACTATTATCAGAACCAAAGGCTAAGCAATAACATCGAGCAGTGTTATGTGTTATGCCCCTTATTGCTGTGGCTTGGTTAGCACCTACCTAGCTTTTACTTGAAGCAGCTTTTTGGGCCTGATTTGCTTTGTTTTCATCAGTCCTTCTTCCAATTGTAAAGATGGAAAGCGATATCTATGTATGTGCATACACCTTATATAATACTTGAACCTTATGTTAAAGCTGTTCTTCTCAGAGATTCAGACCCAACATGAacaattatttgatttgagtgttGTCCTGGTAAGCTAGTAGCCAATgatatataatactaatattcaaaagaaatataaaaaaagaatgtacAAGAGAAGGAAGGGGGGgaggaaaaaaacaaataaacatacAAAAGATTATTGCACAATGGAATTAAGGTCTTTTGCCACTGGTTAGGACTTTTGATCTTTGAGAAAGACACAGCAGTGGATGGCACTGTTTCTGCACCCTCACTTTTTTCTTGATCAGGATTTGGAAGGATCTGTGTCTTTGTATGTTATATGGTTAAATAGAAGTAAGGTGCAAGCGAAATAAGGTTACTTTTCACAGcagttgaaaattttaaaattagattaattTACCAAATGTATATTCATTAATTCTTGTGTTGATTGACCATTAAGAACTAAACACATCATAACTAACTCTTGAGTAAGGGTATAATGCCTGTTAAACATAACATGCTTGTTTGTAAAGATCAAagcagtgaatttttttttaaagagaaaatgaagaacagcttatgattctttttttaaaatctaaacaattcattgcattcacaattaaaaattatatgttcgCAGAATTTCAGtgagagaaaaagaattaattaagaaCAAAATAAGGACTAATGCAATATAGTTCACCCACACTAATAACATATATCAACACATTCTAGATATATCACAGTAGTTTCCTACACTAAAATACAAAGAAGCACGATAAAGTGTTTAGCAAATCTAACGTAGAAGCAAGtattctttctcctttttctttctctttattgaTAAGATAATACTACTTTTACGATACTGCCAGACAGAAGAGATAACGAGACCTATACTTAATTACCAACTCCAAAGGTTAAAATTGACTTTTGGTAATACAAAGACAACTTACAGCTACCCCAAGGACTTTTGCCTCTTTtctttattaacaaatattgaAGCTAAAACTTAATTTTACTTTATCACATCCCTGTCTTTAAATTAAGTTACTTTATAACAAATATATGCACATTATTCCATCCATTGTCTGGAAAATCTTCTTTCTTTTGGTTAATAAACTtactattataattaattaattaattgttggtTAGAGAAAGACATTGATGGTCTTAGATTCTGACGATATGAAAAGGGCACACTAAAGAACAAACAATATATGACAAATAAGGAGAATAGTCTCAAGTGAATCTCATGAACTAATACCTCAATCATGAATCCTACACTTGATATTATAATGTAGTTGTTAGAACAAAAGGCCTAATTTTCTTCATGCGCAGTTGTGTTATATTGCTGCGTCTACCTCAGAGGTCAAACCTTGATCAATTTTAAACAATGCAAATTATAGACAATATCTAGTATGGGTCCCATGAATGAGTAACCGAATCATACAGTACCGATTTAGAAACCAAATTTCGGTCACTATCCATCTCTGCATGCTGTGTGGAACCACAACCACTATCCTAATTTGATATATTTCTATTCTTAATAGTAATGTTTGTGTagcaaaaattcattaaattggCAAATCACTTAGTGGTGTTTGATCTTATGACCCTGCTGCGGGGGGTGTAGACCTACCTCACTTGAAGGGAACACTGCCACAACTGTACGGCAAAAGTCTCAAACATCTAATCTGACCTCATATGTGTTTGGTGGGGGATTGGGCTATTGAGTGGAAGATGTCTATTCCTGTAttccattattattatgtatatatatgcatgGTTTTGTCTCCCATAGCAACCATATATTACATGAACCATCCTCTgactttttccctttttcaaaTATTCTCTTGGACCATCTCTTTTATGTGGTTTTTTGGACCCTTTGCTATTGTATCATATATATTGAGTGTGTGTGTATAgtcattttttatcaaaatgttataatttgaattaatgtaagaaattttttacttattttgttatcattaatgaatgacaacaaaataagtaagaaataaattaccaaataaTATCCTTATCCTCAATAGTCACACATAGCAAATTGGTAACACAATGATACACTTTAGCATATTTTAAaggtaaaatttataatatatttaaattctttttaactaatatagaaagagagaaaaacagttatacactaaaaacataaattttacacaatcatttaattataatttaatatgtataataaatttattaacttttaaaataattattttaaaataatttaattgataatttatgattagatgaaaatataaaaattatagggTGCATAAACattatacttttatataaaaaataatgataaatattggaaagttttatttttcaatcgcAATATATATAAAGGGGAAAATGCAGTATATTGTATACATTTCTACGTCtcgaaaatattttaaaaataatttccaagttACCTTTATGTCGAGATATGTAAACACTTTCCTGAATCCACCATTTCATTGGTGAATTAAAAGTGAGGAATCGTTCCCTTGACAGGTGCTATAGATGGCGTTAGCTTTTCTAGGTCAAGACGGCAAAAAAAGTTACTATGCAGTATTTAATTTAACGGGTTATGATGTTTATACACTcacataattttagttttctatatatatataaaatttaacctGATGTATTCAACTCATCACGTGTGTGCGTCATTACAATagctagaaataaaaatatattgcataaaaatgtttttttattatagactTGAATAGTGTCAAGATCATGATGAGATAAGAGCAACTTTAATATGTAACTTTATTATCTAACATTACGATGATATGCAAgacaagagatttttttttatatataattgcttgtacaaacaacatttttttaatgtaattttaagcttGAAAAGCGGTCAGTATACCAGGAAATTATGCCACATGCAGTAtccgaattaaaattattatatgttcttcaaaaagtaaaaacatgatCTCAATTAAATCTAAACTTATCACTAAAATGACTATGTCAAAAATTGGCGCAATAGTTTGAACAAAATATCATACAACTATAACATATTTAACTTTCACTAACTAAattggttaaattttttaactcgaTATTAGTTAATAATGACAAAGAATAGCAGTAAGTTTCAAATAAGGTACGATTTACATCTCTTTCCTGTTTCCAACGTTTAAAAACTTTCAAGATGATTGCGTTCAGAATCAaagatgaaaatagaaaataaaaaattcccaCGTTGCAAGGTAGAACAAATGGCCCAACTCAGGGTCCTCtattattaaatcaaatgtGTGATCATAATTAAAGAGACCCAATATGAATCATAGTGGGTTCCACGCTAATGAAAATCATAATTCATGATTGT
This genomic interval from Glycine max cultivar Williams 82 chromosome 5, Glycine_max_v4.0, whole genome shotgun sequence contains the following:
- the LOC100813284 gene encoding uncharacterized protein — protein: MNHLHSLAYTTTTSLCGSSLGWDYHNLGVLNVDKMSLMPAMEGSTTPSLSSPQHSDFSTGYLEDALIESCERSKRRRVLPCATDEHSKSFIDDLEQSFWNFNPLWNQPVENFNFYCMNQIERFCGISDEHISTSRSEEANILLADTKTPEETISASESLNSSSSSYKQPATCKTTDPTVAPTENDDMRNKKVVTRVVYPFAMVKPGGREGDVTLNDINERILMPPTRPVRHPVGDFACRPCVSAEGPGLSGKAVVALTRIHTQGRGTITIIRTKG